Part of the Mangifera indica cultivar Alphonso chromosome 4, CATAS_Mindica_2.1, whole genome shotgun sequence genome, GATAAAtgcataattcaaattaatacttattttattaGTGATCTTTAATGGATAATTGCAAGCATAAGAGATGGATGAATTTTGATGCACTAAATAACGAACGAATACCTTGAGAAAGTGAATAGCTTTATAAATACAAcatttagaaataaaacaattaatgaAAAAGTTTCGTGTCCTTGCAAAAAAATGTTTACTTTATCACCATAGAGATCGGGTAAAAATATATGATCATCTTATGGTTCATGGTATTATGCTAGGGTATGATACTTGGTTTTGCCATGGTGAACCGATGCATGCGTAGTGTTCTCATAAATATGTCCAAGTAAAACAAGAAATACCTAGAGATACTACCATGATAAGAATGTTATATAATGTTTTTGGGGTTTTAGGACAAAATGTTGATATAGATATTGATAGAAGGGATGAAGCCTAATGTTGTATTCCACCACAAGAAAATATAGAACAATCTCCATaatttaaattgtcattttggtTAGTCCAAAGAATCACTTGATGCATTGATTAAGCTTATAGAATATGCTTTCCTTGAGAGTTTGACATTTCCAAATTCTTTCCTTGAAACAAACAAGATTATTGATGTGTTAAGtcttaaatatgataaaattgatGTTTATCCTAATGATTGTATGCTTATTTTGGAAAGAAAAGTTTATTGATGATATGTGTTCAATTTGTGGGCCTTCAAATTGGAAAATTAGTGAGAATAATTCTTGTAATAAtgcatcaaatttgaattttgtgacaaaaaagaaaattacatcaAAGGTGTTAAGGTATATTCTTTTAAATCCTAGACTTCAAGCATTAGTCATGTCTTCAAAAACttctaatttgatgatatgGCATGACAAAGACCGCATTAAGGATGGTATTTTGAGACATCTAGCTAACTCAAAAGCATAGAAAAGTTATGACTCTAGATGCCCTGAATTTGCTAGGGACCTTCGTAATGTAAGATTGTGTTTAGCAGGTGATGGATTCAATCTTTTTGTATAATGCGAACTACTTATATAGCACATGACTGGTTATCTTAATTCCTTGTAACTTACCACCATAATTGTGTATAAAACAATTCTTTATGCTTTCATTGTTAAATCTTAGTCTATTTAGTCCTAAAAATGATATTGATGTTTACTTGCAACCCTTATGGAGGAGTTGAATAAATTATGAGAGGTAAGGGCGGATGCCTATAATGCTCCAATCATCCAAGGAAAGTTTTCAGTTGCATGCAGCTATTATATAGACAATAAAAGATATTATGAGTACCTATTTTGAGTAAACGAATTTATACACACTtatgtgtgtcattatataattgaatgttactttatttttaattcaaaatcattcaatcacataatgatatatatcaagtgtgtatctatttgtatactcaaagtagatacatatagttttattgtatgcataataaatgattttatagcTTATGGTAATCGTATTGGTtgaaacatttataattgttttgcATACGCTTCCTGTAGTATAGATACTTGTTCTAGGCAATTAAGAAgtagtaaaaaaattttgctttgtAGTCATCAATGTTTCTTGCATATGAGCCATAAATTTCTATTTGATGCAAGATCATTTGATGGGATTACTGAATTGAAATATACTTATGTTCTAccctttcaattaaaaattttggattaattaaAAGATATCAACTTTACCTGTGGGAAGATGAACAAGGAAGTTACAAGGGTTAAAccaaacaaaaggaaaaaaaagttttttttttttcaaattacctTACTGaaagtataatttaatatgatttaacaTTGATGTGATGCATATAGAGAAGAATGTTTGTTATAGTGTGAGGAATACTAAACTTAGTATTGAGAAGAAGTCAAAGGATAACATAAATGCTCGTCATGACTTGGAAAACATTAATATAAGAAAAGAGTTATGGCCATAACAAGAAGATTTTGGAAGAACATATTTGCCTCCCACATGTTATACTATAGCTCTAAATGAGAAATTCTTTCTGAAGTTTTAGAGAAAGTGAAAACTTTAGACGGTTATTCCTTAAACATATCAACATGTGTTCGCAGGCAACACAATTATTTGCTCTTAAAACCCATTATTGCCTTTTATGTCTTAACCACAAGGTTTTATTGATTCTTCAAAACTTGATTATGTGTATGAACTAAAAAAGGCTCTTTATGTCTTTAAATAGGCACCTAggatttgatataaaaaacttaGAGATGCCCTTATAGCCAAAggtttcttaaattttatggaTGACTCCAGTCTATTCTTTCTCAAGTTTGAAAAGGATTTATTCTATGTAGATGATATACTATTGACAAGtgcaaattcttctttcatTCAAGATCTTGCTTCTACATTAAATATGACATCTACATTGAAAAATCATGGAGAATTGAGTCACATTTTAGGATTTGAGGCACATAGAAGTAGTCTTGTCATGATGTTGAGAAATTAAGTGCTGATCAAAAGAATCCTTGAACCTTGAGGTATGAGGAAGAAGGCCAACCCATCTCCATATTGACTTATGTTTTGAGAATTTATCACAAAAGAGAAATAAGTTGTAAAATTTGTGAGATCTCTTAAAGCTTCATCCTAAAGGTGTAGCGGTTTAGAATAGATATGTGGCTTGACTTGACTTAACAGTTTCTAGGATATTTAGATAACTTTATATCGAGGAAAACCTGTCTCTTATTTTAAGTTACTGTCAAAAAACTAAAACTGGAAATGTAAAAGGATATACCAATTGGCAATGGGTATTTTTAAGacgaaaaaattattatcacaaaaaaattataaccagCCATGTTGTTGTTGTAGATTGACATTTTGGGTATAAGGTTGGTCTTCTTCAAAACTTTCGTTCGGGCTTCCATTGAGTTTCGAACGCTTGAAGTATATTTTCAAATGGCGCAGCAGCCTTTCTTGACTAAAGTCCATTATATAGCATTTATAGGCCATGAAGGCATCATACCAATTTTAGTGGCAGCTCTCTTCTCTTATATAAAATAGAGTCCGTGAGTTAGTAAAAGTCAAAAGAAAGGAATTTAAAAGGAAACACCGAAAAggatgaattattaaattattgttgtcATGTGCAAGCAGCATGGGGGCCTGCCCACTAATGCAAGTTgcaatttttatattgatttcaaCACGTCAGCTAGCCGTCTATGCAAGGTAAATTGTTTCTCGTGAGAGTAATTTCTGTTTTCTTTAATGTTgacacaatgaaatatataattgcCCCCGTGAGGAAACAGAAAGTTTCCAGAAATTTTCCATCGTGGTTATTCTTTAGTAACAATAAATTGTGTTTCTTAGCTTTGCTTATGTACTGGAGATATTTATGCACATCTTAAATCCACAATGAACcccatttttttcaaaatgccTCAAACGAGAAAATTCGTCCATAGCATCAGTGACCTccaatatgtataaatattttgtacGGGTTTGATTATCATCTTGAATCTTAATAAGACTagataaatcttttattgaaaagaaagtgCCTGGTTGTTAGAATTTCAGGTCTAATACCgtaaaagaaatcaaaagtttgcttaaaattatattttttattattcttcaatAACAATAAGCTAAGCTTCCTAGCTTAGCTTATACATGGTGGCTTAacataaataaagtaatacttaaaACTAATATTGTTGACAAGTAAGCCACACATGCTAAACATTAGTGCTGACTTCATATAATTACGAAACATTCTAATATGGAAAAATTTACCATAAATAGACTCAAcaatttattttactaaaatggCGAGATagtctaataaaataattacaataattatgtACTATCTTTTATCAATTATCACAATAACAAAAAGTGATTTTtactaacaataaaactataagcatatgtttttttatatataatttaagtttatattaaataattttaaattaaaaataaagttttattcaatcacatgatgatatatcatctatatattaaaagtatgcATGAATAACATTACTAATTATTATAGACAGGAATTACTATATGGTTTTCACCtcttttttaatacaaatcagCATCACATTATATTAAGTAGACAAAATTACTTGGATATAGTCAATCCAAAGACAGGAAGAAATCCTCCGACGGAACTAAATAGAAACAACTATTATAGTAGAAAAAAGAATCATATAGTAAAATCATCAGAATATGCCATTAATCTTACTAATAAAATGTACAATTGGATTAACGTAGAATAGTCAAAGACTGAGAAGGCGCATGGCTTGAATCGACTAGAGCAGCCGTATATAGAGTATGAACATAAGTGGAAGCAGGCATATTTGGTTGAAGATCCGGCAATGCTAactcaaaattaagaaatttaataacttgCCTTATGGATGGTCTCTGATTACGGTCTGGGTGAGCACACAACAGCCCCACAAGGATCAGACACTCCATCTGTTTCTTGTCAAAATTCATACATAATTTCTTGTCAGCTGTATCCAGAAGTCTTTTAGTTCTATATGACTCCCAAACCCAAGGTACCAATGAAACTTGATCCTCCTCATACTGGTGCTCTATTGATTTTCTTCCGCATGCAATTTCCAGTGCAACTACACCGAAACTGAAAACATCTGATTCCTTGCTGGtctttcttgttttgaggcATTCAGGAGCCATGTAGCCCTGAGTTCCAGCTAAACCGGTAGCATGTGACCCTTTTTCATGGTCAATAAATGTAGCTAACCCGAAATCCCCAAGCTTAGCATTGAAATTTGAATCTAACATAATGTTGCTCGATTTGATATCCCTATGCAGTACACATTGTTCCCATTCTTCGTGCAAATACAGTAATCCTGAAGCTAAATCTTCAACAATTTTGTACCTCAGCTCCCATGGCAATAAGCATTCTCCTTTGAAAAGAAGGAAATCCAAGCTGCCATTAGGcataaattcataaacaagaagaagattCTTTTTCTCATGGCACCAACCCAGAAGTTGCACCAGATTTCTATGCCTCAATCTACTAATGATTTTCACTTCTGATGCATACTCCCTTATCCCTTGTTTAGACTCTTTAGAAACCTTCTTAACTGCAATATAAGAGTTTGTGTCCCCTATAAATCCTCTATAAACCCCGCCGAAACCTCCCTGTCCTAACTTGTTTTCATCATTGAAATCATCTGTAGCGCTTGCTAATTGCTTATACGAAAACTTCTTAGGTCCAGTTCCTCTCTGAAATTCATCAtccatattttcttcttcatctttccCATCTTTGTTCCTACCAAAGCAAGCCAGCCCAACCAAAATCAACCCAGCAATTAACACACCGCCACCAATACCCAATCCCACTGCCAGTCCTGTTTTGCTTCTCTTCCTACCGGCAGAAAGATTTGGGTTTACTGCTATTCCTGTATTAGTTGAATCACGGTCTTCTAAGCTTGATCTGAACTCCCACGAGTTAATTGTATGAGTTGCAGTTGCATTTCCAGTTGCTCCTGAGAAACCGAAAGTTACAAACTCAGGTAAATAAAGCCTCAAATCGACTTTATAATCGAGGTACTGCTTCACAATGGTACCATTTCTAAAACCAGTGAATTCAACTGTCAAATTCTTTGTGCTAGAATTATAATTGATCCATGCCTCGTTCCTTCTTCCACCCTTGACATCAGTCCACCATGCCACAGTTTTCAAAGATTGCAAAGAGTCGATGTCGATACCTACATGTTCAGGGACGCCGGGCGGATCATAGTGATTTTCATAAATATCAAACTCAACTGCAACAAACGGATTGGATGTTGAATTTAATCGCTCATCATCATTTGCAAGACCAAAAGATCCACCTCTCGTTGCGTTCACAGGAATCACTGAACCCTGAGGCGCCAAAAAGAAGGCCAACCCATCTCCATAAGAACTCCTATTTTGAGAATCGATGACAAAAGTGAAACGAGTGGTAAAGTCTGTGAGATTTCCAGTGGAATTGTCCCAAAGGTGCAGAGGTTTATAATACGTGGCCCGACCAAACATGCCAGTTCCTGAGGCAAGCAGAATTGCTTGGTTTTGTGGGTAAGCTCTCTCGTATGTCATGTTTTCCCGATTAGAACTGAAACTGGAGAAGTTGAAAGATAAAGCACTCAACACTCTAATTTTTACGAATAATAAGATGATGATCGCGAAGAAATGAAATAGAAAAGACCTCTTCGCGCTGGGGATTGCCATTTTCGGGAGGTAGGAATAAGATGGCTCTGAAATTTATCTCCCAAATCTACATATTTAGAAGGTACGAGTCTTCACGTGCTTAAACCACACCCAGCGCAGACTAGAGTCGGAGGGATTACTTTTAAATTTGCAAGTAGGAAAAGGTGTACTAACAAGTTGGCCTCCTTTGTTTAACGCAGTCAGTTATCATAAAAGGGaatgttataaaataactaCATTCATGGATAAGAGTAAGAAATGTCGAAAAAGTTAGGGATGCTAAGACAacttgttttatattatataacattttaagattattaataaaatttaaggagTCAATTATCCTAATCCTCAACAGAGAAGTATCGcaataaagaaacaattacaGTGCAATTGTGCAACTGCAATAAGGAAAAAGAGGTCATGTGTGTTTGAGATGTGCAAGGCAAGTAGGCATGGTCTTAAATATGAAAGTAGGATTTGAGTGTAATTGATTGAAGTTTGACATGTGGGTTTGATTAATTCgtaattattcttattattttctgAGCTCAAACATGAGCTGGACATTCCTGTGAACTATAATAGGGCTAGTAATCAATGGCAGCAGCATAACTagctaaattataatattgaatgagTCATTAATTAGTTAACAGGAATGAAAAATAGAAGGAAGAAACCTAAATGCACCAACCATGTATTGGTTGTGTTGGCATTCAGCGTTTAGAGGGCTGAAGTTAATTAATTCAACACCTTACATCGAAACATCAATTCTTATTCTTAGAGGGTAGGAAAACTTTTGTTCGTCTTCTCTCCCTCTTATTTGTAAATGATGACTGTCACTAGTtagtatcattatttttaaaattggatcaGTAATTGAGTCGGTTATCTCATTAATTCATGATTCGACTTGTTCAATCAGACAaccaattgatttaatttattgttaaattatcatgtatttcttaaatagtattaaacattcaccatattttttaaacataaaatgtattaaacatataaaatataattttaaatatgttaattaaataattgacactCTATCacatagattaaaaaaatcaattataaattgtcgattttaaataattttttcagttCAAA contains:
- the LOC123213164 gene encoding L-type lectin-domain containing receptor kinase IX.1-like, whose product is MAIPSAKRSFLFHFFAIIILLFVKIRVLSALSFNFSSFSSNRENMTYERAYPQNQAILLASGTGMFGRATYYKPLHLWDNSTGNLTDFTTRFTFVIDSQNRSSYGDGLAFFLAPQGSVIPVNATRGGSFGLANDDERLNSTSNPFVAVEFDIYENHYDPPGVPEHVGIDIDSLQSLKTVAWWTDVKGGRRNEAWINYNSSTKNLTVEFTGFRNGTIVKQYLDYKVDLRLYLPEFVTFGFSGATGNATATHTINSWEFRSSLEDRDSTNTGIAVNPNLSAGRKRSKTGLAVGLGIGGGVLIAGLILVGLACFGRNKDGKDEEENMDDEFQRGTGPKKFSYKQLASATDDFNDENKLGQGGFGGVYRGFIGDTNSYIAVKKVSKESKQGIREYASEVKIISRLRHRNLVQLLGWCHEKKNLLLVYEFMPNGSLDFLLFKGECLLPWELRYKIVEDLASGLLYLHEEWEQCVLHRDIKSSNIMLDSNFNAKLGDFGLATFIDHEKGSHATGLAGTQGYMAPECLKTRKTSKESDVFSFGVVALEIACGRKSIEHQYEEDQVSLVPWVWESYRTKRLLDTADKKLCMNFDKKQMECLILVGLLCAHPDRNQRPSIRQVIKFLNFELALPDLQPNMPASTYVHTLYTAALVDSSHAPSQSLTILR